In Candidatus Hydrogenedentota bacterium, a single window of DNA contains:
- a CDS encoding prepilin-type N-terminal cleavage/methylation domain-containing protein, translating into MRRTCARSGFTLVELLVVMAIIAILGVLAYPAFLSMLPSEDLSAASRDLYTKLQSARAYAATHRVNTALVYSLDNYVSPAEDPDNDDPLPEPILASGSQQFVRVITSVAIMRELPPSAGAYAGKFVPIDGAEGVFETLPGDAVLLLNDPGPPYEVYYVNDRPRVAPPEDSNDVQQVYRLGMSIVDAYVEGTGPDGPDTDPAKSVSFLAHVFKPSGALDARGNTPEPPERVTLHVSLYPTAPVEERYVNPDALSEVRSVPLQLYKSTGRSRIVPALSANEQI; encoded by the coding sequence ATGAGGCGGACGTGCGCGAGAAGCGGGTTTACGCTCGTGGAATTGCTGGTCGTGATGGCGATCATCGCCATTCTCGGCGTGCTGGCGTATCCCGCGTTTCTCAGCATGTTGCCGAGTGAAGACTTGAGCGCCGCTTCGCGCGATTTGTACACGAAACTGCAGTCGGCGCGCGCATACGCGGCGACGCATCGGGTCAACACGGCCCTCGTGTACAGCTTGGACAACTATGTCTCTCCGGCAGAGGACCCGGACAACGACGATCCTCTGCCGGAGCCGATCCTGGCCAGCGGCAGTCAGCAGTTCGTGCGCGTAATCACGAGCGTGGCCATCATGCGCGAGTTGCCCCCCTCCGCAGGCGCCTATGCGGGCAAGTTTGTGCCTATTGACGGCGCCGAGGGCGTTTTCGAGACCTTGCCCGGCGACGCCGTGCTGTTGTTGAACGATCCCGGCCCGCCCTATGAAGTGTATTACGTGAACGACCGGCCCCGCGTGGCGCCGCCCGAGGACTCGAACGACGTGCAGCAGGTCTACAGGCTGGGCATGAGTATCGTGGATGCGTACGTGGAAGGTACCGGGCCCGACGGGCCGGATACGGACCCCGCGAAGAGCGTTTCATTCCTGGCGCACGTGTTCAAGCCTTCGGGCGCGCTCGACGCGCGGGGAAACACCCCGGAGCCCCCGGAGCGCGTGACGCTCCACGTGTCGTTATACCCCACGGCGCCCGTGGAGGAACGCTACGTGAATCCGGACGCCTTGTCGGAAGTGCGCAGCGTGCCGCTGCAGCTTTACAAGAGCACGGGGCGCTCGCGGATCGTGCCGGCGCTCTCCGCAAATGAACAGATTTAG